From the Theobroma cacao cultivar B97-61/B2 chromosome 2, Criollo_cocoa_genome_V2, whole genome shotgun sequence genome, one window contains:
- the LOC18607877 gene encoding phragmoplast orienting kinesin 2 isoform X2: MWHEMLFRMAGLPMVENCLSGYNSCMFAYGQTGSGKTYTMLGEIEDLEVKPSPQRGMTPRIFEFLFARIQAEEEIRRDEKLKYNCKCSFLEIYNEQITDLLDPSATNLLLREDVKKGVYVENLSEFEVQTVGDILKLLTQGSLNRKVAATNMNRESSRSHSVFTCVIESRWEKDSTTNLRFARLNLVDLAGSERQKTSGAEGERLKEAASINKSLSTLGHVIMILVDVAHGKTRHVPYRDSKLTFLLQDSLGGNSKTMIIANVSPSVCCATETLNTLKFAQRAKLIQNNAVVNEDSTGDVIALQNQIRLLKEELGALKCQNVSRSLSFGPTISGTMQLEENPSDDITYEVGQQQVDDLLGYESRSIVRMSSKQLKSLETTLAGALRREQMAETCIKKLEAEIEQLNRLVRQREEDTRSSKMMLRFREDKIQRMESLVRGSLPADSFLFEENKALSEEIQLLQAKVDKNPEVTRFALENIRLLDQLRRFQEFYEEGEKEILLEELSKLRDQLLQFLDGKSKQHSYPSSDDQLQEVVRISKENNSLQLELKSTLNELEECRDNLNSCLEDKAKLSREINDLRTMLNSLKSSACHQDGNIKTIKGSDRNGDLKEMNPIQTMKNAEQIMDLQLELDILKIILQEEKTTHDEVEERAKCLARDLEIAQGKLLLLSKQVEDANGELKEAKSVIEALESQQILSINEMEDLRKSNSHFVKLLSEQEVEIVALKEQLSSRAFRDHPPPEKMESEDSALQRKLKRMHASLEKAKKMNMWYQSDRAYLASNEEEMDETRRQAEAETAEVIVCLQEELTILQQQVQDCHLKEMEAQKGATILETELKELQEKAYMLTEDNKQLHERLEMKEMEAQKGATILETELKELQEKAYMLTEDNKQLHERLEMKEMEAQKGATILETELKELQEKAYMLTEDNKQLHERLEMKDGELRTLSEEWELLASEIENILADGHEELVDAYDQLDLISSSFPQRRIWISEQVGRVVRILSEKELLIEELGRCLEDATDKRSELECMLKSLRGAALVINEAQQQECNEKEKAIVLLKSELDAKTSIITKLEDRMKMAEDDLRNASVCATVAFVLVNRLAEANLNHLNALKDKDVCLAESAEMILSKDSILIDQAAMIEEAEKQIRSLQSEVAKSEEACAEFGQRLLEEEQRAAAMKQKLEDMEENDILKTHEKLSELRTGVSTLRAHVGMYRDCGRSPERSVRERLYTSDDGSDERRSNVGTDDKDLHSVQELETDISDCSFKVGESLHGSPCNEKRMGFRRTCMNVCDREVTIILLKKEIKSAMESLKEVQAEMGEIRDEKEEIQLSEKQSKKSLRCLTTHVIALEATMNEFGKLCELKIGAVNRKINTFEQSMQEIRTHWCQTKEFFELEVGDAKMIATQKAAEASCILAKFEEAQDTITEADIMINGLMIANETMKLDIKRQKQVEATLVNEKDALVNQVQSLQSINIVKDQQLENLEEQFGSSLTETTYLVSELEGLMTELQTAFSQNIKAVACDCHCLKSLLFDSVKLARSWLEDVWSEIIVKDCAVSVLHLCHMGILLETLTGLNAENGLLQHGLSESNAVIADLRERNSKSRRELEMCRLIKGKLLADIKNSFDRISKKEEETGELSVKLVTFEKKISDLQVQEEVMLQRSNYMGSQLTVLMKELDLSNTNFVASLLDQEQLLKDKDDLLKSQTEISMVDLWMKDFESLILACEMEQMVVQLADSKKELTNAYAVLDGLEKEMILSKVDSYLKEQVLVEWEIELSFTQEKLEELKSELRKLKKENCLLLQDLEEKRSDLESSVSCLDASNLEIHQLKEKTFSLETCITGLQTDLELKAVELKEVQHSQSIIMEDLGLKSHDLQISVERVNTLMEEKALLSKKLRSLEKNELPAFNKSALNAAKCVDSVETTDMTHSRLFSTVNKGVTVADKMFQELHDNAKRISNFVEEFEYLEHHANKLESENMTLQAELSRKDEVLKGLLFDLSLLQESASNTKDQKDEIEEMVSSLEALEDDLAVKSSELNEAVSHSQMLEVQLQEKLDMISNLQLDISNERESFKLLCSENQELRAHFEDALAAKSSLEVELRERKKIIESLEVELSEMSNSLSQMNDTVESMSSTLNEFAGERDQLHMEVLSLEEQLGKAHADVKQSEAIAMEAEMMAESSKSYAEDKEAEVKLLERSVEELECTINVLENKVDIIKGEAERQRLEREELELELHAVKNQMQNVKNADADMKRCLDEKKKDLQQALDHIQILERDISDKDKEIAQCKTHISELNLHAEAQAKEYKQKFKALEAMAEQVKPEGYFNHAQSHSSNKLEKNVAKSRGSGSPFKCIGLGLAQQVKSEKDEDLTAATLRIEELESLAANRQKEIFALNARLAAAESMTHDVIRDLLGVKLDMTNYVSLLDNQQVQKIAEKARLNSLESQVKEHEVVKLKQQLNEFVEERRGWLEEIDRKQAEVVAAQIALEKLRQRDQLLKTENEMLKTENVNYKKKVMELEGEVKKLSGQQNLQQRIHHHAKIKEENNMLKIQNEDLGAKLRRTEVVLSRVREELAHYRASIGKNPHINFDEEQRLNNKLRESDDDRVQLAQKLLGLCTSVLKAAGITKPVTDICPAAAEEALEHLKNKVISLEQELQSLTLKNRITSERNRLSELMPQTSPVSSSTDENCHTPRRVPQAPFLSTLDR; encoded by the exons ATGTGGCAT GAAATGCTTTTTCGGATGGCTGGTCTGCCAATGGTGGAAAATTGCTTATCTGGCTATAACAGCTGTATGTTTGCCTATGGCCAG ACAGGAAGTGGAAAGACCTATACGATGCTTGGTGAGATTGaagatttggaagtcaagccAAGTCCACAACGGGGAATGACACCACGGATATTTGAGTTTTTGTTTGCTAGAATTCAAGCT GAAGAGGAAATCCGAAGGGATGAGAAGTTAAAATACAATTGCAAGTGCTCTTTCCTTGAGATTTATAATGAACAAATAACAGATCTTCTTGATCCCTCTGCTACCAATTTGCTT CTGAGGGAAGATGTTAAGAAAGGGGTGTACGTGGAAAATCTCTCTGAATTTGAAGTTCAGACAGTGGGTGATATTTTGAAGCTTTTAACCCAG GGCTCTTTAAATAGGAAAGTTGCAGCGACAAATATGAATAGGGAGAGCAGTCGTTCACATAGTGTTTTTACATGTGTAATTGAGAGCAGGTGGGAAAAGGATTCCACAACTAATTTGCGGTTTGCAAGATTAAACCTGGTTGATCTTGCCGGTTCGGAAAG GCAGAAAACTTCTGGTGCTGAGGGTGAGCGTTTAAAGGAAGCAGCTAGCATAAACAAATCTTTGTCAACGCTAGG TCATGTAATTATGATTCTTGTGGATGTGGCTCATGGAAAGACACGGCATGTTCCTTATAGAGACTCAAAGCTCACATTTCTTCTTCAG GATTCACTtggtggaaattcaaaaacaatgaTAATTGCTAATGTCAGCCCTTCTGTCTG CTGTGCAACTGAAACCCTGAACACTCTAAAGTTTGCTCAGCGagcaaaattaattcaaaacaAT GCTGTGGTGAATGAAGATTCCACAGGAGATGTCATTGCACTACAAAACCAGATACGACTTCTAAAG GAAGAGCTTGGTGCTCTTAAATGTCAGAATGTATCCCGATCTCTGTCGTTTGGTCCAACAATCAGTGGTACAATGCAATTAGAAGAAAATCCTTCTGATGATATCACATATGAAGTGGGTCAACAACAAGTTGATGATTTACTTGGATATGAATCCAGAAGCATTGTGAGAATGTCCAGTAAGCAG TTAAAATCTTTGGAGACAACACTTGCTGGTGCTTTGAGAAGGGAGCAAATGGCAGAAACTTGTATCAAGAAGCTTGAAGCAGAGATTGAACAGTTGAATCgtttg GTTCGTCAAAGAGAGGAAGACACTAGAAGCTCTAAAATGATGCTTAGGTTTCGGGAAGACAAGATTCAAAGAATGGAGTCACTTGTTCGTGGCTCATTACCTGCGGATTCTTTTTTATTCGAAGAGAATAAAGCACTCTCAGAAGAGATTCAGTTACTTCAAGCTAAAGTTGATAAAAATCCTGAAGTAACTCGTTTTGCTTTGGAGAATATAAGACTTTTAGACCAACTTAGAAG ATTTCAAGAATTCTAcgaagaaggagaaaaggaGATACTCTTAGAGGAATTATCCAAACTGCGGGATCAG CtccttcaatttcttgatGGAAAGTCTAAGCAGCATAGCTACCCAAGCTCAGATGATCAGTTGCAG GAGGTTGTTCGCATCAGCAAAGAAAATAACTCTCTACAGTTAGAG TTGAAAAGCACTCTCAATGAGTTAGAAGAATGCAGGGACAACCTTAATTCTTGTTTAGAGGACAAAGCAAAACTTAGTAG AGAAATTAACGATTTACGTACTATGTTAAATAGCCTCAAGTCTTCAGCTTGTCATCAAGATGGCAACATCAAGACCATAAAG GGTTCAGATCGAAATGGGGATCTGAAGGAGATGAATCCTATTCAGACAATGAAAAATGCGGAGCAAATTATGGATTTGCAGTTGGAATTGGATATACTGAAGATTATTCTTCAAGAAGAGAAAACAACTCATGACGAAGTTGAAGAAAGGGCAAAGTGCTTGGCTAGAGATCTTGAGATAGCACAAGGCAAGCTTTTGCTGCTGAGCAAACAAGTTGAAGATGCAAATGGTGAACTAAAAGAGGCAAAGTCTGTAATTGAAGCACTTGAGTCCCAGCAAATTTTGTCAATCAATGAGATGGAGGACCTGAGGAAAAGCAATAGTCATTTTGTGAAGCTtttgagtgaacaagaagttGAAATTGTTGCCTTGAAAGAGCAACTTTCCAGTAGAGCGTTTAGAGATCACCCACCTCCTGAAAAGATGGAGAGTGAAGACTCTGCCCTCCAGCGGAAACTGAAGAGGATGCATGCCTCTCTTGAGAAGGCCAAGAAAATGAATATGTGGTACCAAAGTGATCGTGCTTATTTGGCATCTAACGAAGAAGAAATGGATGAAACTCGTCGGCAGGCTGAAGCTGAAACTGCTGAGGTGATTGTCTGTTTGCAGGAAGAACTTACTATTCTTCAGCAGCAAGTCCAAGATTGTCATTTGAAAGAGATGGAGGCTCAAAAAGGTGCCACCATTTTAGAAACTGAGTTGAAGGAGTTGCAAGAAAAGGCATATATGTTGACTGAAGATAATAAACAGTTACATGAAAGGCTTGAAATGAAAGAGATGGAGGCTCAAAAAGGTGCCACCATTTTAGAAACTGAGTTGAAGGAGTTGCAAGAAAAGGCATATATGTTGACTGAAGATAATAAACAGTTACATGAAAGGCTTGAAATGAAAGAGATGGAGGCTCAAAAAGGTGCCACCATTTTAGAAACTGAGTTGAAGGAGTTGCAAGAAAAGGCATATATGTTGACTGAAGATAATAAACAGTTACATGAAAGGCTTGAAATGAAAGATGGGGAACTAAGAACATTATCAGAAGAGTGGGAACTTCTGGCTTCTGAGATTGAAAATATTCTTGCTGATGGTCATGAGGAACTTGTTGATGCCTATGATCAACTTGATCTCATTTCCAGTTCATTTCCACAGAGAAGGATTTGGATTTCTGAGCAAGTTGGTAGGGTGGTCAGAATACTCTCAGAAAAGGAATTATTGATTGAAGAACTTGGCAGATGCCTAGAGGATGCAACAGATAAAAGAAGTGAGCTGGAGTGCATGCTGAAGTCTTTGAGAGGTGCTGCACTGGTTATTAATGAAGCACAGCAGCAAGAATgcaatgaaaaagagaaagcaaTTGTTCTACTGAAGTCAGAACTAGATGCGAAAACATCCATTATAACAAAGCTGGAGGACAGAATGAAGATGGCTGAAGATGACCTAAGAAATGCATCTGTTTGTGCAACAGTTGCTTTTGTACTTGTGAATAGATTAGCAGAGGCAAACCTTAATCATCTCAATGCATTGAAGGATAAGGACGTATGCCTTGCAGAATCAGCAGAGATGATCTTGAGTAAGGACTCTATTCTCATTGATCAAGCTGCCATgattgaagaagctgaaaaacAGATTCGTTCCCTTCAAAGTGAGGTTGCAAAGTCAGAGGAAGCCTGTGCTGAATTTGGGCAGAGGCTTTTGGAGGAGGAGCAGCGTGCTGCTGCTATGAAACAAAAGCTTGAAGATATGGAAGAGAATGACATTTTGAAGACACACGAGAAGCTGTCTGAGCTAAGAACTGGTGTATCCACACTCAGGGCTCATGTAGGCATGTATAGAGATTGTGGGAGAAGTCCTGAAAGAAGTGTCAGAGAAAGACTTTATACCTCTGATGATGGCAGTGATGAAAGACGG TCAAATGTAGGGACAGATGACAAGGACTTGCACTCTGTTCAGGAGCTGGAAACTGATATATCTGATTGTTCCTTTAAAGTTGGAGAGAGTCTGCATGGATCTCCATGTAATGAGAAACGTATGGGGTTTAGAAGAACTTGCATGAATGTGTGTGACAGAGAAGTGACCATTATTCTTctgaaaaaggaaataaaatcaGCCATGGAAAGCTTAAAAGAGGTTCAAGCTGAGATGGGCGaaataagggatgaaaaagaGGAGATCCAGTTGTCTGAGAAACAGAGCAAGAAAAGCCTAAGGTGCCTCACAACACACGTAATTGCTCTGGAAGCAACAATGAATGAATTCGGAAAGCTGTGTGAACTCAAGATTGGAGCTGTCAATCGTAAGATAAATACATTTGAGCAATCCATGCAAGAAATAAGAACTCATTGGTGCCAGACAAAAGAG TTTTTTGAACTTGAAGTTGGTGATGCAAAGATGATTGCAACTCAGAAAGCTGCAGAGGCTTCTTGTATTCTTGCTAAATTTGAGGAGGCACAAGATACCATAACAGAAGCAGATATTATGATCAATGGGCTCATGATTGCTAATGAAACCATGAAGCTTGATATTAAAAGGCAGAAGCAAGTGGAAGCCACGCTAGTTAATGAGAAGGATGCGCTAGTTAATCAGGTGCAAAGCTTGCAATCCATTAATATTGTGAAGGATCAGCAACTTGAAAACCTAGAAGAGCAGTTTGGCTCAAGTTTGACAGAAACAACGTACCTGGTTTCTGAACTGGAGGGTCTCATGACTGAGTTGCAAACTGCTTTCTCTCAGAATATCAAGGCTGTAGCTTGTGATTGCCATTGCCTCAAGTCTCTGCTGTTTGATTCCGTGAAGCTTGCACGGTCATGGCTTGAAGATGTGTGGTCAGAGATTATTGTGAAGGACTGTGCTGTCTCAGTGCTTCACCTGTGTCATATGGGAATTTTGTTGGAAACCTTGACAGGGCTGAATGCGGAGAATGGTTTGCTTCAGCATGGCTTGTCTGAGTCAAATGCTGTTATAGCTGATTTGAGGGAGCGCAATTCCAAGTCAAGAAGAGAGCTTGAAATGTGTAGACTTATTAAAGGAAAGCTTCTAGCTGATATCAAGAATAGTTTTGATCGAATATCAAAGAAGGAAGAGGAAACTGGTGAGCTTAGTGTAAAATTAGTCACATTTGAGAAAAAGATTTCTGATTTACAGGTTCAAGAGGAAGTTATGTTGCAAAGGTCTAACTATATGGGATCTCAGCTCACAGTTCTAATGAAGGAATTGGATTTGAGTAACACAAATTTTGTAGCTTCCCTTCTTGATCAAGAGCAACTGCTCAAAGATAAAGATGACCTTCTCAAATCTCAGACCGAGATTTCTATGGTAGACTTGTGGATGAAAGACTTTGAGTCTCTTATTTTGGCATGTGAGATGGAACAAATGGTTGTTCAATTAGCTGATTCTAAAAAAGAGCTTACCAATGCGTATGCTGTccttgatggtttggagaaagAAATGATTCTTTCAAAAGTAGATTCATATTTGAAAGAACAGGTCTTGGTGGAGTGGGAAATTGAGTTGTCTTTTACACAAGAAAAACTTGAAGAATTGAAAAGTGAGTTAAGAaagttgaagaaagaaaactgTTTACTTCTCCAGGATTTGGAGGAGAAAAGATCTGATCTTGAATCCTCTGTAAGTTGCCTTGACGCATCTAATCTGGAAATTCACcagttgaaagaaaaaacttttTCGTTGGAGACTTGCATTACCGGTCTACAAACTGATCTAGAGCTGAAAGCTGTTGAATTGAAGGAAGTCCAACATTCTCAATCTATCATCATGGAGGATTTAGGTCTGAAAAGTCATGATTTGCAAATTTCTGTTGAGAGAGTAAATACTTTGATGGAAGAGAAAGCTCTCTTGAGCAAGAAACTTAGATCTCTTGAGAAAAATGAGCTTCCAGCCTTCAACAAGTCAGCCTTGAATGCTGCAAAATGTGTTGATTCAGTGGAAACTACAGATATGACACATAGTAGGTTATTTAGCACAGTGAATAAAGGTGTTACAGTTGCTGATAAAATGTTTCAGGAGTTGCATGATAATGCGAAGAGGATATCCAATTTCGTAGAAGAGTTTGAGTACTTAGAGCATCATGCCAACAAGCtggaatctgaaaacatgactCTCCAGGCAGAGTTATCAAGGAAGGATGAGGTTTTGAAAGGTCTATTATTTGATCTCAGCTTATTACAAGAGTCTGCTTCTAATACTAAGGATcaaaaagatgaaattgaggAAATGGTTTCTTCTTTGGAGGCTTTAGAAGATGACCTTGCTGTAAAATCTAGTGAACTTAATGAGGCTGTTAGTCATAGTCAAATGCTTGAAGTGCAGCTGCAAGAAAAGCTAGACATGATCTCCAACCTTCAGTTGGatatttcaaatgaacgtGAGTCTTTCAAACTTCTTTGCTCTGAAAATCAAGAGTTGAGAGCTCATTTTGAGGATGCCTTAGCTGCAAAAAGTTCTCTTGAAGTTGaattaagagagagaaagaagatcATTGAGAGCTTGGAGGTGGAACTCTCAGAAATGAGTAATTCCCTTTCCCAAATGAATGATACCGTAGAGTCCATGAGTAgcactttaaatgaatttgCTGGTGAAAGAGATCAGCTTCACATGGAGGTGCTTAGCTTGGAAGAACAGCTTGGAAAGGCACATGCTGATGTTAAACAAAGTGAAGCTATTGCTATGGAAGCTGAAATG ATGGCTGAATCAAGCAAGAGCTATGCTGAAGACAAGGAAGCTGAGGTGAAGCTATTAGAGAGATCTGTTGAAGAGCTAGAATGTACTATAAATGTACTGGAAAAcaag GTTGACATTATCAAAGGAGAAGCTGAACGTCAACGATTAGAAAGAGAGGAGCTAGAATTAGAGCTTCATGCTGTAAAAAATCAGATGCAGAATGTTAAAAATGCTGATGCTGACATGAAAAG GTGTTTAGacgagaagaagaaagatctTCAACAAGCCTTGGATCACATACAAATTCTTGAAAGAGATATATCTGACAAGGATAAAGAG ATTGCCCaatgcaaaacacatatttctgAATTAAATTTGCATGCAGAAGCCCAGGCGAAGGAGTATAAGCAGAAG TTCAAGGCATTGGAAGCCATGGCTGAACAAGTTAAACCTGAAGGCTACTTTAACCATGCCCAAAGTCATTCATCGAACAAGTTAGAAAAAAATGTGGCAAAGTCTAGAGGCTCTGGTTCCCCGTTTAAATGCATTGGTTTGGGCTTGGCACAACAAGTAAAATCTGAGAAGGATGAGGATCTTACTGCTGCAACGCTGCGCATTGAAGAATTAGAATCCTTAGCAGCAAATCGACAGAAGGAG ATATTTGCTCTCAATGCAAGATTAGCAGCTGCTGAGAGCATGACCCATGATGTAATTCGAGATTTACTGGGAGTCAAATTGGATATGACCAATTATGTG TCACTGTTGGATAATCAGCAAGTGCAGAAAATAGCAGAGAAGGCTAGACTTAATAGTTTAGAATCTCAAGTGAAG GAGCATGAGGTTGTCAAGCTTAAGCAGCAACTCAATGAATTTGTTGAGGAGAGGCGAGG GTGGCTTGAGGAAATCGATAGAAAACAGGCTGAGGTGGTAGCTGCCCAAATAGCATTGGAGAAGCTTCGTCAGAGAGACCAATTGCTCAAAACTGAAAATGAAATGCTTAAG ACGGAGAATGTAAATTACAAGAAGAAAGTAATGGAACTTGAAGGAGAAGTAAAGAAGCTGTCTGGCCAGCAAAACCTCCAACAGCGAATTCATCATCATGCCAAAATTAAG GAGGAAAACAACAtgctaaaaattcaaaatgaagACCTCGGTGCCAAACTGCGGCGGACAGAAGTTGTCCTTTCACGTGTCAGGGAAGAGCTTGCTCATTACCGTGCTTCTATTGGGAAAAATCCTCACATTAATTTTGACGAGGAGCAACGTTTGAATAATAAACTAAGG GAATCTGATGATGACCGGGTGCAGTTAGCACAGAAGTTATTGGGATTGTGTACAAGTGTTTTAAAG GCTGCTGGTATAACAAAACCTGTTACTGACATCTGCCCTGCGGCCGCTGAAGAGGCACTTGAGCACCTCAAAAACAAAGTCATCTCACTTGAACAAGAATTGCAAAGTTTGACCCTCAAG AATAGAATTACCAGTGAAAGAAACAGATTGTCAGAACTAATGCCCCAGACTTCACCAGTAAGCTCAAGTACAGATGAAAACTGTCATACTCCGAGAAGGGTACCCCAAGCTCCATTTCTTTCTACATTAGATCGATAG